In Microbacterium sp. SLBN-146, one genomic interval encodes:
- a CDS encoding CsbD family protein, which produces MGMGDDIKHNAEDLKGKAKEAYGKATDDKSTEAEGHAEQAAAKTKKAGDDIKDAVTDS; this is translated from the coding sequence ATGGGTATGGGAGACGACATCAAGCACAACGCCGAAGACCTCAAGGGCAAGGCCAAGGAGGCCTACGGCAAGGCGACCGACGACAAGTCGACCGAGGCCGAGGGTCACGCCGAGCAGGCCGCGGCGAAGACGAAGAAGGCCGGCGACGACATCAAGGATGCCGTCACCGACAGCTGA